From Neospora caninum Liverpool complete genome, chromosome VIII, a single genomic window includes:
- a CDS encoding putative DnaJ domain-containing protein — translation MTKEKDNHYVTLGVSRTAPASTIRAAYLRLAKQYHPDLNVSASSTDKFKRIQEAYAVLRDAEKRADYDASLPRPAAGTEGYSAGRRHAFRGPEWRGEREFDEHFRAQVERIQREREQALKDMEKQRTRYGFTSSFAGFRASRSQTPGGGTPPPGFSPLPHALLRTLPLLLLPCLLVYGVYRQAKYRRDNYAPAHSPSPILYDELGRAFMTDSKGRQYRVMEFDVRDRRSGGF, via the exons ATgacaaaggagaaagacaaccATTACGTCACTCTCG GCGTCTCTCGAACCGCGCCCGCCAGCACCATCAGGGCGGCGTACCTTCGCCTGGCCAAGCAGTATCATCCTGACCTTAACGTCAGCGCTTCCAGCACTGACAAGTTCAAGCGGATTCAGGAGGCGTATGCAGTTCTGCGCGATGCGGAGAAGCGCGCCGACTacgacgcctctctcccgcgacCGGCCGCAGGTACAGAGGGGTACTCTGccggacggagacacgcctTCCGCGGCCCCGagtggcgaggcgagcgggagTTCGACGAGCATTTCAGAGCGCAAGTGGAACGGATCCaacgagaaagggaacaggCGCTAAAGGATATGGAA AAGCAACGGACCCGATACGGATTCACTTCGTCATTTGCCGGCTTCCGCGCGTCGAGGTCTCAAACGCCTGGAGGCGGCACGCCCCCGcccggcttctctccgcttccgcATGCTCTCCTTCGCACCCttccgctgctgctgctccCCTGCCTGCTCGTCTACGGGGTGTATCGACAGGCCAA GTACCGGCGTGATAATTACGCGCCGGCCCACTCCCCGAGTCCCATACTCTACGACGAACTAG GTCGAGCGTTCATGACCGATTCGAAAGGCCGGCAGTACCG TGTCATGGAATTCGACGTCCGGGATAGGAGGTCGGGGGGTTTTTAA